One Podospora pseudopauciseta strain CBS 411.78 chromosome 4, whole genome shotgun sequence genomic window, GTAAAACACTGTGGGGTTGACAGGTCATTATCGATAAGATTGATAAGACTTGCCATCAAAGAAGAGGCAGGAGCAGAAGTCAACGCGCACAACTATCAATGCGATCTTCTGAATTTGTTCAGAAGAAGAGCCATCTTGACCTATTGTGAATTTATTTAGGAGCCTTCAGTTATGTCTCGATGGTCATCTTATTCTCAGCGAGTGCAAGGTCTCAGGTATACACGACCTTATCAtcagacaacaacagcaacacaaacaaaagaTATCCGTATCGATATTCTAATGCAGGAAGGAGCAACCAGAAGTATTCAATCGGGGTATTCTTGAAGACCCGAAGAGCTGCCGCATTTCTTATTTTTGGTCGGTCATTTGTTGTCGCAAGACAGAAGGGCGAGGCTATCAGCTGCCAGCTCGACTCCTCTCATATGTGTTAATGCTCTGCACCTGTTGTGAAAGGCTGCATAATTTCGAGTGTCGAGATTGGGTCCTAACAGTTTGCTCCATCCAGTCTCCCTCAAACCCAGCCAGCCTTGCGAGTGACATGTTGCTGGTTGGGGCCCAAGCTCCAGTGTCAGCGGGCCCACACCTGTGTTCCTAGCGTTGATAAGCACACTCCCCAAAACATATGCACATAACGGGTTTGCAGCTCTGGCATAACATATGCAGCTACCCACATCAGCCAACCTTAATGCACGATGAGGGTCGAAACAACTCAGGTTTCGGCCCGGACAACTCCTCTTGAGGCGTCATGCGATGTGTCCACTGATGACATTTTCAAACTTTGCGATACGGAgtgtgctggtggtgttttACGGTGCAACTTTGGAGTTGGTATCAGCAAACACGAGGTGGGAGAAATGCATTCATAAAAACAGAGTCGCAATGCCATCGCAAATGACGGAACATGGCAATCTGGGTAATACACATGCCCAGCCAACCGTAATTACAGTACGGATCTCTCTGCCTCCTGAATGGGACCTATCACATCAAGGGATGGCTCGCTATTCATGGATCCGATAACAACTGGCCCCCGAGATGCGTGCGAGAGCTCGCACACCACCTTGTTAGTCGTTTGCGTGGCGCACtgccctccctctcctgccccCCGTCTCACGCACTGTGCAGCTCGATGGGCAAGCTTCAAGGCTCCAGACCAGCTTAGCTTTGCGCCGGCTGCTCCCAACGCTCCAGTTTTCGTGGAGAAAGGCATCTGTCAGATGGGGAAGGCTTGTAGCGGTGAAAGAGATGCGAGGGACCACGTCAGAGTGTGCTGTCGTCTCCTAGTCGCCTGTCTACACCGTGTTTTTGTTATCGCCGACCGTTGTGACGTTTCTCGCTGCCATGTCTGCGTCTTCAAGATCTAGGGCTTGGCGTGGTCTCTGTTCGGCACCAGCGCCGCTCTGTTGCGTCTTCCTGGAGCCTTCGCGCTGCTTCCTTCCCCGGCTGTGAAGCTGCACACAGCTCATGCAAGACAAGGCGCCCCGCTCTGCCCCCATGGCGCCGTGTGGTGCCAGCCAATCACATGACACAAactgaggaagggggtggtggtccgGGCGTGCGTTTGTGACTAGACCCCTGTCCCCTTGCATCCACTTTTGCCTCTCTGATCCAACTTCTCAAACAATTTCCCCCTTGGGTGCAGCGTCTCCCCTTACAACCCGCGTGACAGCgcccatcaccccccaactctctccatcatctcgCAACAACCTCAAGCTTCCCAGCTGAACCACGCAAAAACCTCCTCGAAAAACGCATCGCGACCCAAACCTTGTTGCGTTTTTTATTCGCGCACTCATTTCGCTGCATCTTTTTTTGAACAAAGTCTCTCCTTTCTGCTCCCGACAGACTGTCCGCGACGCTTTAACTAGCTTTCGCGCGCATTGCACCTCGCTGTTGACGAGCACTTTCATTCCAGCCATCGCAAGGCAATCGCGACACTTGCGCAAGCTCCAGAGCGAGGGTGGCGCCAGCATTTTGCCTCTGGTCTGACCCTGTTTCCCGGCCGCTTCTCAGGCCTCGCCCACTGCACACCCCAAGTCAACCCACGGACCACCCTGCAAGCGACCTCGGAGGTTACGTCAGCCTTGCTCCGACGACCAATCACCGTCTCCGGCCCACGCTTCAACCACTTCTGTCTCGGCCGCTGCTGCCTGCCTTGCGACACGCCATCGATAAAGAAGAGTCAAGACGTGCTGGTGCCgccttctctttctcccccGTCACTGTCTTTTTGACACATGCAGGCTCTTGTCCAGGAATCGCCCATGTTTCGCTTTTGGTCCAACGACCCAAGGGGAAGCAACAAGACAGTAGAAGATGGTCACCTGCTATCAACGTGTCCCGGTTCCGCTGTGAATGCTCCCGGCGCATCCTCTGAGGAACCTCTCACACCCATCTCACCCAAAAGGCGCCGACCGAGCTTTGTCAATACCACCGCCTGCCCAACAGCCAAGCGCATCAAGACGGAAGAGCATCCCGGTGGTCTGCCGTCGCCCACCTCGGCATGTGCCGATAACGAGGACAAGAACATGCTGCGCGGGTCCAGCAAGAGTTCCGACCTCGAGCGTGCCAAGGATGCGATCCAGTACCAGTTCGGGCTCGAGATCCTCCTCAAGCACGACGAGCTTCGACTCATCGACCAGGAGTTGGCCAAGTGCCAGATTGCGCTCGAGCAACTCCGCCGGTGTCACCTGATTCCCTATCCTGTCCAATGTCCGACTCCCAGCCAGATGCTGGAGATTAGCAGCGGAAAGGGCCCCGTGCTTCAACCAAAAGTCGGTCAACCCGTACCCAAATGGGCGCCGCCTTTTGGTGTTGTCGACGGCCCTTATGCCCGTCATTATGCTAAGTGGCTTATCCCCGATCCCATGTTTGATGGCATTCAGCCCGAGGCCCCCGGCCTTACAGAGACTGGCCGGGCCAGAAATATCACGGCGGAAGGTAGGGCGACGAGGAACAGCATGTCGGATGCGGGCAGCTTTGGCAAGCAACGCCCTGCCCGTGGAAACGCAGGCCAGAGGCTCAATGCCCTATCCAGTGGATACCCTCCGGTCAAAGACAAGCAATCCCCGTGCACTGTCAAGCGTTCTGATGGCCTTACGGTCAAGTTGGTGTGCATCGACTGCCACAGATGGGACTTTTCAAGCACCCAAGGCTTCATCAACCACTGCCGTATTGCTCACAGACGGGATTTCAAGAGCCACGAGGAAGCCGCTGTTCATTGTGGTCACCCTATCGAGGTTGATGACAGCGGAATCATCGTTGCCGATGAGAACAAGGGCTGTGCGCCCACGCCCTCCGTTCCCTCTGGATTGATCCATCCCCTGGCCCGTAAGGAGTCTATTTCTGACCAGCAGGCTTACAAAAACATCCTTGCTCGCATCAACGCTTCGCTGGAGCTTTACCATGCCGGGAAGCTGCCCAATGTTAAGTGCATACCCCGTGCTCGCAAGCCGTCAGGGTCTAATGCCGCCGGGTCGTCCTCTGCTGGTTTCGTTGCTTCTTCCGATGCACCTTATCTGTCCCAGCTGatgcagaagaagaagttgagTGGTAACCTGAAGGATGAGTTGAACGAGGCCAAGGTCAAGATGGATTGGGATATGCTCTCTCCTGGCGAGGACTCTGATATGGATTTGTGTTCTGGATCGGATCGTGCTGCAACACCAAACAAGGTTTCCGGCTCAGTTGCGCGGACGCCTGCTGTTATGCGGATGCCGGCACGCTCTGCTGTGTCTCCCTCCCAGCCACCAGTTGTTCCCCGCCCCGCCAGTAGCAAGAGTCAGGCTTtggctgccgccgctggtgctggtgccgaACTTGATGCCGACTCGCCAGAGACCCCGAGCTATGATGATGAAATGGATGTGGAACTGAGCCCCAACACCATGGCCAGCAACAATGCGCCTTCTTTGGTTAGTGACGATGGAGAATATGACGACTCGGACGATGCTGCTTCCGACAGTAGCGATGCCATGGAGATCGAGTCGGTCTCTGATGTCGCCGAGATCAACCTTGAGGAGGACGTGGATGTCCGTGACAGTGCTCCGCGGCCCATCCAACACTGCCGCAAAATAAACAACACAGACAAACTGAAAAAAGATGAGAACAGGCATGTGACCTTTGTCAGTCCAGGTCCTGTTCCTAAAGCCAACACCAAGGGGATGCGGAAGCAAAAAATGTAGAATTATAATGGGTCACCAACCGCTGGATGGATCTGACCACCGCGGCTAACGCTTCTTTACCGCTCGACTTCCACCTTATACGACACTTTAATGAATTTTTGTTTTGGAGCCCGGGAATGGTTGCCACGGCGCAACCTTCACCATGCTCTCTTGGATTTTTTCTTACGCCAACCTttacccctcctcctcaaaaacGAATACAATAAATGAGGGTTCTTCAGCActtatagttttttttagTATCGACGATGGGAAGACGGTTCTGATTCTATTTTATGTATGAGCGGGCGCATGGGGATGCTTTATTGTTTTTTTATGGCAACTGTGGCGGCTGTGTTTATTTTTGGTTTAGGGGGTTAACGGCGGGCCAAGAAGTACGATATCCGGTGTTCATCTTTGTatctttcttcttcatcggaCACGGAGGGGAGCGGATCGGGGTGGCAAGTTGTTGTTTTATACTGGCGAGTTTGGCTTTCGAAAGACTTTTCCTCTGCCTGGCGAAAAAAAGACCGAAGAAAAGCTGGGAGGGAAGATGACGAGGTTGGGAAGAGCGGGATAAAACAAAATGGTTAGCTAACCTTGTGGTCAAGACTGGGTTGACTGAGAAAGACAAATGGTTTCTCTTCATTTTTGCTGTGTTGTTCTGTGTGTCGTGCGTGTTGTTTCTGCCCAAGTTAGTGAAGTTTGCAAATGTGTGTTGATGTAGTTCAGTGAGAGATAATCTACTGGTTGCTATGTTATATCGGCAAGCTTTACGAGCATTTCGTGAAGGTAATGTTTCATAGCATAGAACTGCCGGCCAAGTATAGATAGCTTCTAACAACTCATTGTCACCAGTGCCATCACCAAATGTTTACTCTTGCTCCATTCAAAACTACATAAACAAAATAAGTAGGCAGTGCCAGACTGCCTCAACACACTTCCAAACTCGCCCCCGAACTGCTTTTCCGCATAACATATTGCCATCAACCGAGCGCAAGTATCAATCTAGCTAattggatgatgaggagcaaCCTCTGTGGTTTGAGCGGAGTGGTGGTCTGGTGAACATGCCGATGACCGTCAAAGTCCAGATACCCTCGAACCACCATCCACCATAGATGGGTTAGGTGACATCCCCCACCGCTCTAGCTGCTCGCGAACACGATCAAGACCCCGGTCTACCACGGGCACCGGAGACACaatggatggggatggccTGTACTGAGCGTGGGGATGTTGGTTGTAGTTTGTTCGAGGATGGAGCAGTCTGTGAAATCCGATGATGGAGATTGGGGAGTGGCATCGCAGGGGAATACTCCTGAGAGCAATAAGGTGTTGTGTTGGAGGGCATATCTATTGGGACGCGAGGGCGATGGTAAGTAAACAGAGTCTGGCGGGGAGAAGGTACTTCATGCTGCTCCGAGTCGGGGATGATGTGTCTTTTCAGTCTTGTATGAAAAAACTGTTCCTGCCCTTTGTGCATGTGATTTTCGACCCTACGGTCCCGGTCCTTCTTTTTCAGTTCCTCTTCTTTGGCATGTTCAGTCCATTCTCTCTCGTTGGCTGCTCGGGCCAGTGCATCTCTTTCTGCCCTTGTGAAAGGAGGTTCAGGTTCTGGCTCCGGGGTTGCGTATTCCTGTTTACGGTATGTCTGCTCTGGCTGTTGGTCGTCctgtgggtggtgttgttgttgttgccgttgCTGTCGCCGTTGCTCTCGTTCTTGCTGTTTCTCTCTTCGTTTGCTCCTGCTCTTCTTGCCGTTGCTCCTGGTCTTGTTGCTCTTGCTTTTGTTGTCcccgctgctgttgctgttgttggtcgtACACCCACTTCGATGTCGATGGCATTTCTGTTCTCTGCTGCCGTTGACGCACTTTCTCTCTCAAAGCCCGCTCACTTAGTGGGAGTGGTGTATTTCGAATTCGGTCCCTAAGATGCGCCTTCTTGAACGCGACCTGCTTCTCGTGCAACTGATTTTTTGGAACCGATGCGGCTctttcttctgcttctctcCGCCGTCGACTTtttgaccttcttcttctgcccatTGATGCTTCTCGGCTACCTCGTGATGTATTACGTCGTCGACTTTGTGTCCTCTCTCGGCTATCTTGAGGGGCTTCTCGTGCCTGATTTTCCCGTCTGATTCGTGAGGTTCCCGTCTTCGTGATGGGTCTCGCCGTTCACTTCTTGACCTGTCCCAACGTGACGGTGGATCTTGCCACGGTTGACGTCTAGGGTCTTGCTGCGGTCGACTTCTCGCTCTTTCTCGTCGTAGGTCTTGTCTGCCATGGATCACCTCGGCCAGTTTTttgcttcttgatcttgtgcGCTGTGGTGTTCCAAACTCTTCGTGCCGTTGGCCGTCTTGGTCAACCCGTCATTtgctt contains:
- a CDS encoding hypothetical protein (COG:S; EggNog:ENOG503NXRZ); the protein is MQALVQESPMFRFWSNDPRGSNKTVEDGHLLSTCPGSAVNAPGASSEEPLTPISPKRRRPSFVNTTACPTAKRIKTEEHPGGLPSPTSACADNEDKNMLRGSSKSSDLERAKDAIQYQFGLEILLKHDELRLIDQELAKCQIALEQLRRCHLIPYPVQCPTPSQMLEISSGKGPVLQPKVGQPVPKWAPPFGVVDGPYARHYAKWLIPDPMFDGIQPEAPGLTETGRARNITAEGRATRNSMSDAGSFGKQRPARGNAGQRLNALSSGYPPVKDKQSPCTVKRSDGLTVKLVCIDCHRWDFSSTQGFINHCRIAHRRDFKSHEEAAVHCGHPIEVDDSGIIVADENKGCAPTPSVPSGLIHPLARKESISDQQAYKNILARINASLELYHAGKLPNVKCIPRARKPSGSNAAGSSSAGFVASSDAPYLSQLMQKKKLSGNLKDELNEAKVKMDWDMLSPGEDSDMDLCSGSDRAATPNKVSGSVARTPAVMRMPARSAVSPSQPPVVPRPASSKSQALAAAAGAGAELDADSPETPSYDDEMDVELSPNTMASNNAPSLVSDDGEYDDSDDAASDSSDAMEIESVSDVAEINLEEDVDVRDSAPRPIQHCRKINNTDKLKKDENRHVTFVSPGPVPKANTKGMRKQKM